From the Paenibacillus sp. FSL H8-0548 genome, one window contains:
- a CDS encoding polysaccharide lyase family 8 super-sandwich domain-containing protein: protein MRKIPVILVFVLLSTYLSITPAAMAATGVEAYESGYESIRLKQYELLTGQGTYDSDQPDSVIAKKLDQLDALTDQHVNAMNSAADRTYLWEDLRYGANAVVEGELFAGSSTESVAYSYSRLVVMARTYATPGTDWYKKDELADLIIGGMDFLYDNWYNLTRDFSGANWWYLKIDIPGKINNVAVLMYDRLSEAQLQNYMNSIDRYVPTIVDDSPTAASGENVGANAVWKGFRVLLSGALSRNPAKIAEARDKLSESFEYVESGDGMQEDYSFLQHAWNPYNLSYGMSSLTDIVNTLYVLQGTPWYPTDPNLSRVFEWTEKAYEPFIVNGLGMGMVEGRAVARKSASKQSAYNLINTVAKMSTFAPEEYVSRYKSMVKSMMISINLDEYNNYSAILELKLSNDIFTDSSVAVSTRTAEHLRYPGMDRVVHRNEDFTIGLAMHSVRTKNFEANGEYKNGWNIANGMTYVYTDKDKLQFTDNFWFTVDPDKLPGTTVNSRPRPLEINGVSVDMWNEHPYMSKPFIANNPMTWTGGTDLGSYGIAGMQLSGVLNSSINANTAIKELMAQKSWFMFDDEVVALGADISSSEGSNIHTIVENRRLSPEANELFVIDGEEQPAGPLERTVSNAQWMHLDAMGGYYFPQPETMQVARYSRSGNLHAISVHGDPTEPQITENYLSIMKDHGANITGEHYEYVILPARTVQDTEAYASNPDIEVLANSNKIQAVREKELVITAANFWTDEVSAVDKLRVNKKASVMIRQQGDELAVSVSDPTQSNSGTILLEINHSAEALTSADPRIEVISLQPTIMLGVNVNGLKGKSIQIAFAGVGNGKEEAIFLADNDVALAARQVAVKFAINAAQNLLDGSMIGYSNGQYPFSAQTELEEAIALATPVAIDTDLTDSETAEVVRALDIAVQRFKSSEVRTSLQIAVDADTSVQFNNSAGLGIDAEIFVKTDNTGWLGGTRVAFLRFVLGDNAAVVKSAKLAIHTRIAETTTALPPLTIRSVAGNDWSETGMTYSSMPAYSESVVAESTPSSKNQVETEFDITSYIADQLSDGIVSMAVVQVPLLPIIAPNTPNNDNTSPLYRIRSKEGGAATAPRLVIEYETLEGALANAEAAIERIPAEIAAELQAKTIELEGKITAGEALLIQENAEDEEVRAAIVALMTATEVVNDALAAIPPTVPQGLSGATNDNTVLLSWQASADMFGIAGYAVYRNGVELAVTAATDFQDTDVQFNSEYIYSIAAIDTAGNRSELSEQVILTIGQSADLEPPGTPQHVTGVVSGAEVQLNWGASTDNVGVVKYVIYRDDVLLVDVATTRYRDVSPMLGATHAYTVQAIDAAGNVSELSLPAQVFIPIDPDLAARQIIVANAIQVARDVLNGAFIGYEYGQYPPAAKSRLETAIAGIVPYASKEDLNEAEKSDAVRQLDIAVKNFQLSKVRDSLTIIADADTAIRFGTSENHGHAGVLPIKTDTSWAGGNRVGLLRFVLGDNDQVVKNVKLVFQGSVNDSNPSAVVPPITIRALTDSNWSETGVTHNDMPDYIGDVLAESTPSGRGQVETEFDITNYVAENLASGIVSMAIVQKAMTDENPNLFYQVTTKEAVYSTANPPRLIIEYDLPATLEAAMMKAVEAINRIPAATPDHLWEPRESLLESMHRAEELLASHEAADEAIIQSIAALKVLTDQVNDGIAGIPPVNSPTVPQNVTGSVYEQAILLSWQAVEDVSEIAGYTVYRNDEEWATTTGVEFLDTNVVPGIAYNYTVAALDNAGNRSALSQSVQIIIPAVQDPEQSTDSNNPSSPPSPVVPIEPHILALNAEQLKQAVSKNSDIVLENGKTELLLPANVGELLQGHRLSIQSKGLHLSIPSTVWGISNEEEEDAGQFALSVGIATEQPGDQHLGSQQRLGSPIFNLTLAFRTSEITKEVASFVEPLKLTLKVDADKVDDRLIGIYRYDEQKGLWTFIRGKYNVLLQEAEVEISRPGQYAVLEYDKSFEDVSEEHWLHMSLKVLTSQHLVYGVTDESFMPKQVATRADFVTLLVRALNIPPAVLGENVFEDVAAEAWFHDSVQSAHAAGLIEGHSDGTFGPEERLTREQLAVLLVRAYEWYTGSSIVVSKELGSFADGGNVSAWAQSHVDKAVTVGIMKGQNAQYFNPLAYATRADTAQAIYNLLQQWD, encoded by the coding sequence ATGAGAAAAATTCCTGTTATTCTGGTATTTGTATTGTTATCTACCTATTTAAGCATTACTCCGGCGGCTATGGCTGCCACGGGAGTGGAGGCATATGAATCTGGCTATGAGTCGATTCGGCTAAAGCAATATGAGCTGCTCACGGGGCAAGGAACTTATGATTCCGATCAACCAGATTCGGTTATTGCCAAGAAACTGGATCAATTGGATGCGCTTACAGATCAGCATGTGAATGCGATGAATAGCGCTGCTGATCGGACCTATTTATGGGAGGATTTGCGATATGGGGCGAATGCCGTGGTAGAAGGGGAGCTGTTTGCGGGAAGTTCTACTGAAAGCGTTGCCTATTCCTACTCCCGTCTGGTTGTGATGGCCAGAACCTATGCCACGCCGGGAACCGACTGGTATAAGAAAGATGAGCTTGCCGATCTGATTATAGGCGGAATGGACTTCCTCTATGACAATTGGTATAACTTGACTCGTGACTTCTCCGGCGCGAACTGGTGGTATCTGAAAATTGATATTCCCGGCAAAATTAACAACGTCGCTGTTCTGATGTATGACCGGCTTAGTGAGGCTCAATTGCAGAATTACATGAATTCGATTGATCGATATGTTCCTACTATCGTTGATGATTCTCCTACCGCGGCCTCCGGTGAAAATGTTGGAGCCAATGCAGTATGGAAGGGATTCCGCGTCTTGCTAAGCGGAGCTTTAAGCAGGAACCCGGCAAAGATCGCAGAGGCAAGAGATAAGCTGAGCGAGAGCTTCGAGTATGTGGAGTCTGGCGATGGCATGCAGGAGGACTATTCCTTTTTGCAGCACGCCTGGAATCCTTATAATCTATCATATGGTATGTCTTCATTAACCGATATTGTTAATACGCTTTATGTTTTGCAAGGAACTCCCTGGTACCCAACGGATCCTAACCTGTCAAGGGTGTTTGAGTGGACCGAGAAGGCTTATGAGCCGTTTATTGTAAATGGGCTCGGGATGGGGATGGTGGAGGGGCGGGCTGTTGCGCGGAAGAGTGCGTCGAAGCAATCCGCCTACAATCTCATAAACACGGTTGCCAAAATGAGCACATTTGCTCCGGAGGAGTATGTCTCTCGTTACAAATCCATGGTCAAGAGTATGATGATCAGCATCAATCTTGATGAATACAATAATTATTCTGCCATATTGGAGCTGAAGCTAAGCAACGATATATTTACGGATTCTTCTGTTGCCGTGTCAACTCGAACCGCGGAACATCTCAGATATCCCGGGATGGATCGTGTTGTGCATCGCAATGAAGATTTCACGATTGGCTTGGCGATGCACTCTGTGCGGACCAAAAACTTTGAGGCTAACGGCGAATACAAAAATGGCTGGAATATAGCCAATGGCATGACATACGTGTACACGGACAAAGATAAGCTGCAATTTACGGACAACTTCTGGTTTACCGTGGATCCGGACAAGCTTCCAGGGACAACGGTCAATAGCCGTCCGCGTCCTCTTGAAATTAACGGTGTCAGTGTGGATATGTGGAATGAGCATCCTTACATGTCCAAGCCGTTCATTGCCAACAATCCCATGACATGGACGGGTGGGACAGACCTTGGCAGCTATGGCATTGCCGGCATGCAATTATCGGGCGTACTCAACTCGAGTATCAATGCGAACACCGCGATAAAAGAGCTCATGGCCCAAAAGTCATGGTTTATGTTTGACGATGAGGTTGTTGCCCTGGGAGCGGACATAAGCAGCAGCGAAGGCTCCAATATTCATACGATTGTAGAAAACAGAAGGCTGTCTCCGGAAGCCAATGAATTATTCGTTATAGACGGAGAGGAGCAGCCTGCGGGTCCGTTGGAGCGAACGGTATCGAATGCACAGTGGATGCATCTGGATGCCATGGGAGGCTATTATTTCCCACAACCAGAAACGATGCAGGTCGCCCGGTACAGCCGGAGCGGCAATCTCCATGCTATAAGCGTTCACGGAGATCCCACAGAGCCTCAGATAACGGAAAATTATTTGTCCATTATGAAGGACCATGGCGCAAACATAACCGGTGAACATTACGAGTATGTCATTCTGCCTGCCCGAACGGTTCAGGATACGGAGGCATACGCCAGCAATCCGGATATTGAGGTCCTCGCTAATTCGAACAAAATCCAGGCTGTGAGGGAAAAGGAACTGGTGATTACAGCGGCAAACTTCTGGACAGATGAGGTATCGGCAGTCGACAAGCTGCGGGTAAACAAAAAGGCTTCCGTTATGATTCGCCAACAAGGCGACGAGCTGGCTGTATCTGTCTCAGACCCAACCCAATCCAATTCGGGAACGATTCTGCTGGAGATCAATCACAGCGCGGAGGCTTTGACAAGTGCGGATCCCCGAATTGAAGTGATCAGCCTACAGCCGACAATTATGCTGGGCGTCAACGTCAATGGGCTGAAGGGCAAGTCCATCCAAATCGCGTTTGCCGGAGTTGGAAATGGCAAGGAGGAAGCCATATTTCTCGCTGATAACGATGTGGCCTTGGCAGCCAGACAGGTTGCTGTGAAATTTGCCATCAACGCTGCCCAGAATTTGCTAGACGGGTCGATGATTGGTTATAGCAACGGCCAATATCCGTTTTCTGCCCAAACCGAACTGGAAGAAGCCATTGCTCTGGCGACTCCGGTTGCGATTGATACCGACTTGACTGATTCGGAAACAGCGGAGGTTGTTCGCGCTCTGGATATTGCGGTCCAGCGATTTAAGTCATCAGAGGTGCGGACCAGTCTGCAGATCGCCGTGGATGCGGATACATCTGTTCAATTTAATAACTCCGCCGGTCTGGGCATAGATGCGGAAATCTTCGTTAAGACGGACAACACAGGATGGCTCGGCGGAACGAGAGTTGCTTTTCTAAGATTCGTACTTGGAGATAATGCAGCTGTTGTCAAGAGCGCCAAGCTGGCGATTCATACCAGAATTGCAGAAACTACGACGGCACTGCCGCCGTTAACGATCCGGAGTGTGGCGGGGAACGATTGGTCGGAAACGGGAATGACGTACAGCTCGATGCCGGCGTACAGTGAATCCGTTGTCGCTGAGTCTACCCCGTCAAGCAAAAATCAGGTGGAGACCGAATTCGACATTACCTCATACATTGCCGATCAATTATCCGATGGCATCGTGTCCATGGCTGTCGTCCAGGTACCTCTGCTTCCTATCATTGCGCCGAACACACCTAACAATGATAATACGAGTCCTCTCTACAGAATCAGGTCGAAGGAGGGCGGAGCGGCCACAGCGCCCCGGCTGGTAATCGAATATGAAACGCTGGAGGGAGCATTGGCCAATGCCGAAGCGGCAATAGAACGGATTCCTGCCGAGATCGCGGCTGAGCTGCAAGCCAAGACAATTGAGCTGGAAGGAAAGATAACTGCGGGAGAAGCTTTATTAATTCAGGAGAATGCGGAAGATGAAGAAGTCCGCGCTGCTATCGTAGCCTTAATGACGGCAACGGAAGTAGTAAACGATGCTCTTGCTGCCATCCCCCCAACAGTACCGCAAGGACTGAGCGGTGCGACCAATGATAATACGGTGCTGTTGAGCTGGCAGGCTTCCGCCGATATGTTCGGAATAGCGGGATATGCCGTCTACCGAAATGGCGTGGAACTGGCTGTAACAGCGGCAACGGATTTTCAGGATACGGATGTACAGTTCAACTCGGAGTATATCTACAGTATTGCAGCAATCGACACGGCGGGAAATCGTTCGGAGCTCAGTGAGCAGGTCATCCTGACCATCGGACAATCGGCTGATCTGGAACCGCCCGGTACGCCCCAACATGTGACAGGAGTCGTTAGCGGAGCAGAGGTTCAATTGAATTGGGGCGCATCGACAGATAATGTCGGGGTAGTCAAGTATGTCATTTATCGCGATGATGTCCTGCTTGTGGATGTGGCGACGACGAGATATCGCGATGTAAGTCCTATGCTTGGCGCCACGCATGCTTATACCGTTCAAGCGATAGACGCTGCTGGCAATGTTTCCGAACTCAGTCTACCGGCGCAGGTTTTTATTCCGATCGATCCGGATTTAGCAGCCAGACAGATCATTGTAGCAAATGCGATTCAAGTTGCCCGGGATGTACTAAACGGCGCCTTCATTGGATATGAATACGGGCAATACCCGCCTGCAGCAAAAAGTAGGCTGGAAACGGCGATTGCCGGAATCGTCCCTTACGCTTCAAAAGAGGATTTAAATGAAGCAGAAAAATCGGATGCCGTCAGACAACTGGATATTGCCGTAAAGAACTTTCAATTATCAAAGGTACGGGACAGCTTGACGATTATTGCGGATGCAGACACGGCTATTCGATTTGGAACATCGGAGAATCATGGCCATGCCGGAGTGCTGCCTATCAAAACAGATACATCATGGGCGGGAGGAAACAGGGTCGGTTTGCTGAGATTTGTGCTTGGTGACAATGACCAAGTTGTCAAAAACGTCAAACTGGTCTTTCAGGGAAGCGTCAATGACAGCAACCCGTCAGCGGTTGTTCCACCTATAACCATTCGGGCCTTAACCGACAGCAATTGGTCGGAAACGGGAGTTACACACAATGATATGCCGGATTACATTGGGGATGTACTCGCTGAATCCACTCCGTCAGGCAGGGGTCAGGTGGAAACGGAGTTTGACATTACCAATTACGTTGCTGAAAATCTGGCTAGTGGCATTGTGTCTATGGCCATCGTCCAGAAAGCTATGACAGATGAGAATCCAAATTTGTTTTATCAGGTAACAACGAAAGAAGCCGTATATTCGACAGCAAATCCGCCACGGCTGATCATTGAATATGATCTTCCGGCGACGCTGGAGGCAGCCATGATGAAAGCTGTGGAGGCTATAAACCGGATTCCAGCAGCCACACCTGATCACTTGTGGGAACCAAGAGAGTCGTTGCTGGAGAGCATGCATAGAGCAGAAGAGCTGCTTGCAAGCCATGAGGCCGCCGACGAAGCGATCATTCAATCCATCGCGGCACTGAAAGTATTGACGGATCAGGTGAATGATGGAATTGCTGGGATTCCGCCCGTCAATTCGCCAACGGTACCGCAAAACGTCACCGGATCCGTGTATGAACAGGCTATCCTGCTCAGTTGGCAGGCTGTAGAGGATGTTTCTGAAATAGCAGGTTATACCGTCTATCGAAACGATGAGGAATGGGCTACAACAACGGGTGTTGAATTTCTGGATACGAATGTTGTGCCGGGCATCGCATACAACTATACGGTTGCAGCTTTGGATAACGCAGGTAATCGCTCGGCACTCAGCCAGTCGGTGCAGATCATAATTCCTGCTGTTCAAGACCCTGAGCAGTCGACGGATTCCAATAATCCATCGTCGCCGCCTTCACCAGTGGTCCCGATTGAACCACATATTCTTGCTTTGAATGCCGAGCAATTGAAGCAAGCAGTGAGCAAGAATTCAGACATCGTTCTGGAAAATGGCAAGACGGAGCTGTTGCTCCCGGCTAATGTCGGCGAACTGCTGCAAGGCCATAGATTGTCCATACAATCCAAAGGTCTTCACTTATCCATTCCCTCAACCGTATGGGGTATTTCAAATGAGGAGGAAGAAGACGCAGGCCAATTTGCGCTGAGTGTGGGAATCGCTACGGAACAACCGGGGGACCAACATTTGGGAAGTCAGCAACGGCTTGGAAGTCCTATATTCAACCTGACTCTAGCCTTCAGAACTTCTGAGATAACGAAGGAGGTGGCAAGCTTTGTGGAGCCGCTGAAGCTTACATTGAAGGTGGATGCAGATAAAGTCGACGACAGGCTGATCGGCATATACCGTTATGATGAGCAGAAGGGATTATGGACATTTATCCGTGGCAAGTACAATGTATTGCTTCAGGAAGCTGAGGTTGAGATCAGCAGACCCGGCCAATACGCGGTGCTGGAGTATGATAAGTCTTTCGAGGATGTCTCTGAGGAGCATTGGCTGCATATGAGCCTGAAGGTTCTGACTTCGCAGCATCTGGTATATGGCGTAACGGATGAGAGCTTTATGCCTAAGCAGGTTGCGACCCGGGCAGATTTTGTGACCCTGCTTGTACGTGCCTTGAATATTCCGCCAGCGGTTCTGGGGGAGAACGTCTTTGAAGATGTGGCGGCTGAGGCCTGGTTCCACGATAGCGTGCAATCTGCACACGCGGCGGGGCTGATCGAAGGACACTCCGATGGCACCTTTGGTCCCGAAGAAAGGTTAACAAGAGAGCAGTTGGCGGTGCTTCTGGTTCGAGCTTATGAATGGTATACCGGAAGCAGTATTGTCGTTAGTAAGGAGTTAGGCTCATTTGCCGATGGAGGGAATGTATCAGCATGGGCGCAATCCCATGTTGACAAAGCTGTAACTGTCGGCATTATGAAAGGCCAGAATGCACAGTATTTCAACCCGCTTGCCTATGCGACTCGCGCAGATACCGCGCAGGCGATCTATAATTTGCTCCAACAATGGGATTAA
- a CDS encoding alpha/beta hydrolase, with amino-acid sequence MMKKPLYGKDAVIPEKLSIAFLGQGPWENGEAIRLMEEYFSKHHKENEIVMKRVRGVEELEGHSEDCNWVIQYAGGNDEGVRLPQGVGMIHKAGAKAVILTEHDVDDSLSVALGEADFIMRLDISSEPGERDWSVAKGLLRGLFNVTLQLKPFDGMIRGTWQGYERADFMLQGREGFVIFPREAAPGRPWIWRAEFFNDFPSVDVALLDRGWAIAYGRFSHMYGCPGAILLMRAFQSFVTEMFGLADRTVLFGFSRGGLYSFNYAAAYPGKVRALYLDAPVLDIRSWPGGKGNGIGAVFEWEECKAIYGLSEEESANARVSPLDQIEAVAAAGIPIIIVAGDADVPVPLSENGALLAEKYRSLGGELELIVKPGVGHHPHSLEDPSIVVEFIMKH; translated from the coding sequence ATGATGAAGAAACCATTGTACGGCAAGGATGCGGTTATCCCCGAGAAGCTGAGCATTGCCTTCCTTGGTCAAGGACCTTGGGAGAATGGTGAGGCGATCCGGCTGATGGAGGAATACTTCTCCAAGCACCATAAGGAAAATGAAATCGTTATGAAACGGGTTCGGGGTGTCGAGGAATTGGAGGGGCATTCGGAGGATTGTAATTGGGTCATTCAATATGCTGGCGGGAACGATGAAGGCGTCCGGCTGCCTCAGGGGGTGGGCATGATCCACAAAGCTGGCGCTAAAGCCGTCATCTTGACGGAGCATGATGTCGATGACAGCCTGTCTGTTGCACTAGGAGAAGCCGACTTTATCATGAGGCTGGATATCTCTTCCGAGCCTGGAGAGCGCGATTGGTCTGTTGCCAAGGGACTGCTAAGAGGGCTGTTCAATGTTACGCTGCAGTTGAAGCCCTTTGATGGCATGATCCGCGGAACGTGGCAGGGTTATGAACGTGCCGACTTCATGCTGCAAGGAAGGGAAGGTTTCGTCATCTTCCCGAGGGAGGCTGCTCCGGGAAGGCCTTGGATATGGCGTGCTGAATTTTTTAATGATTTCCCGTCCGTCGATGTGGCGTTGCTGGATAGAGGCTGGGCGATCGCATATGGTAGGTTCAGCCATATGTATGGCTGCCCAGGAGCTATCCTGCTGATGCGGGCGTTCCAATCCTTTGTGACGGAGATGTTCGGACTTGCCGACCGAACCGTTTTGTTCGGCTTCAGCCGTGGCGGTCTGTACAGCTTCAACTATGCGGCGGCCTATCCGGGCAAGGTGCGCGCGCTGTATCTGGACGCGCCTGTGCTGGACATTCGCAGCTGGCCGGGCGGCAAGGGTAACGGAATTGGAGCCGTGTTCGAGTGGGAGGAATGCAAGGCCATATATGGCTTGTCCGAAGAAGAGAGCGCGAACGCCCGCGTATCTCCACTGGATCAGATTGAAGCAGTAGCCGCAGCAGGCATTCCGATCATCATCGTGGCTGGAGATGCGGATGTTCCGGTTCCCCTCTCCGAGAATGGGGCTCTGCTGGCGGAGAAATACCGCAGCCTCGGAGGCGAGCTGGAGTTGATCGTCAAGCCAGGGGTCGGTCATCATCCTCATAGCCTGGAGGATCCGTCGATAGTTGTTGAATTTATAATGAAGCATTAG